The Thalassotalea piscium sequence GATTGATCAAGACAGTGGTGACATAGTTGCAAGGCATCATGTTGATAGCAGCGGTTTACATGCTACTCCAACGGTTGCTGATAATCTTGTTATTGTACAGTCACGCGATGGTGATTTAGAAGCAATAAAAACGCCTTAGTCACCCAATATATTGTGTTATTGTGCTAAAATTAGCAACGGCTCCACAGCATAGTGCTAGTGGAGCCGTTGTGTTTATATAATATGAGCAATCTGTTTGTTTAGAAATGTATTGCTACTTAAAAAATTGAGGTTTTCATGCTTCCTGTCGTTGCGCTAGTCGGGCGTCCAAATGTTGGTAAATCAACTTTATTTAATCGATTAACACGTAGTCGAGACGCCCTTGTTGCGGATTATCCGGGGCTAACGCGTGATCGCCAATATGGTCAAGCTCATGTTGAAGAGCATCCTTTTATTGTTATTGATACCGGTGGTATTCATGGCGATGAAACTGGCATTGATGCATTAATGGCTGAACAATCGTTGATGGCCATTGAAGAATCTGATGCTGTTTTATTTCTGGTTGATGCTAGAGCTGGTTTAAGTTCAGCTGATCAAAGTATCGCTGAACACTTAAGAAAACAGAATAAAAAAGTATTTTTAGTGGCAAATAAAGTTGATGGTATTGATGCTGATTCTGCGGTTGCGGAGTTTTACTCACTAGCACTTGGCGAAGTTCATCAAATAGCTGCTGCACATGGTCGTGGTGTAACGCAGTTATTAACACTGGCTTTATCACCACATATTGAAGCATTAACCGCTTTATCTGAAGAAGAAACAGACGAAGATGCTATTCAAACCACAACGTTAAACGATGAAGAGCTAATTGAACAGTCGCCAGAAGAAGACGATATGATCAAGCTTGCCATCATTGGTAAGCCTAATGTTGGTAAATCTACCCTTACTAATCGCATTTTGGGTGAAGAACGCGTTGTTGTATATGACATGCCTGGTACAACACGCGATAGTGTTTATATTCCGATGGAACATAAAGGCCGCAAATATACGCTAATTGATACAGCAGGTATTCGTCGCCGTAAAAATGTAACAGATATTGTTGAGAAATTTTCGGTAATAAAAACCTTACGAGCAATAGAAGATGCAAATGTGTGTTTATTAATTATTGATGCACGTGATGGATTATCAGATCAAGACTTAAGCTTATTAGGCTTTATTCTTGAAGCAGGGCGCTCGTTAGTTATCGCAGTAAATAAGTGGGATGGCCTTGATGAACATGCTAAAGATCGTATAAAAACAGAAATAGATCGTCGTTTAGGCTTTATCGACTTTGCTCGAATGCACTTTATTTCAGCGTTACATGGCACTGGTGTTGGCCATTTATATGAGTCGGTTGAAGAAGCATTTGTTTCAGCAACGAAGCGTATTTCAACCTCTATGGTGACAAAAATACTTGATATGGCAACCTTTGACCATCAACCACCAATGCACAATGGTCGCCGCATCAAACTTAAATATGCCCATGCTGGCGGTTATAACCCACCAATAATTGTTATTCACGGTAACCAAGCTAAACATTTACCAGTATCTTACAAACGCTATTTAATGAATTACTATCGTAAGTCACTAAAAATGATGGGGACACCCATTAAAATAGAGTTTAGAGAAACGAGTAATCCATTTG is a genomic window containing:
- the der gene encoding ribosome biogenesis GTPase Der, which encodes MLPVVALVGRPNVGKSTLFNRLTRSRDALVADYPGLTRDRQYGQAHVEEHPFIVIDTGGIHGDETGIDALMAEQSLMAIEESDAVLFLVDARAGLSSADQSIAEHLRKQNKKVFLVANKVDGIDADSAVAEFYSLALGEVHQIAAAHGRGVTQLLTLALSPHIEALTALSEEETDEDAIQTTTLNDEELIEQSPEEDDMIKLAIIGKPNVGKSTLTNRILGEERVVVYDMPGTTRDSVYIPMEHKGRKYTLIDTAGIRRRKNVTDIVEKFSVIKTLRAIEDANVCLLIIDARDGLSDQDLSLLGFILEAGRSLVIAVNKWDGLDEHAKDRIKTEIDRRLGFIDFARMHFISALHGTGVGHLYESVEEAFVSATKRISTSMVTKILDMATFDHQPPMHNGRRIKLKYAHAGGYNPPIIVIHGNQAKHLPVSYKRYLMNYYRKSLKMMGTPIKIEFRETSNPFAGKKRLSYSEQKKLDRKTQGYKKADD